Proteins encoded by one window of Sorex araneus isolate mSorAra2 chromosome 3, mSorAra2.pri, whole genome shotgun sequence:
- the ACOT6 gene encoding acyl-coenzyme A thioesterase 6 isoform X1, with amino-acid sequence MAVTVTVEPAGRSLWDEPVRISASGLAPGQRVTLRASLRDEKGALFRAHARYCADARGRLDLARAPALGGSFAGLEPMGLFWALEPDKPLLRLVKRDVQTPFTVQLEVLDGHDPEPGRLLGRTEHERHFLGPGVRREPVRAGRVRGTLFLPPGAGPFPGIVDLFGSGGGLCEYRASLLAGHGFAVLALAYFRFEDLPEHLNDLHLEYFEEAVDFMLQHPEVKGPSVGLIGFSKGGDLCLSMASFLKGITATVLINSCVANTIGPLHYKDMIIPDLGSHPEKHTITESGLLDFMDIWNNPLEEPYRQSVIPLEKAQGPFLFIVSLDDHNWKSELYAQIASERLQAHGKDKPQIIFYPGTGHCIDPPYFPPSIASVHAVLGQAVFYGGEPRIHSRAQVDAWQQIQTFFHKHLNGKMSIKTSKI; translated from the exons ATGGCGGTAACGGTGACGGTGGAGCCCGCTGGCCGCAGCCTCTGGGACGAGCCCGTGCGCATCTCGGCCAGCGGCCTGGCCCCCGGGCAGCGGGTCACGCTGCGCGCGTCCCTGCGCGACGAGAAGGGCGCGCTCTTCCGGGCCCACGCGCGCTACTGCGCCGACGCCCGCGGCCGGCTGGACCTGGCGCGCGCGCCCGCGCTGGGCGGCAGCTTCGCGGGGCTCGAGCCCATGGGGCTCTTCTGGGCCCTGGAGCCCGACAAGCCCTTGCTGCGGCTGGTGAAGCGGGACGTGCAGACGCCCTTCACGGTGCAGCTGGAGGTGTTGGACGGCCACGATCCGGAGCCCGGGCGGCTGCTGGGCCGGACGGAGCACGAGCGCCACTTTCTGGGTCCCGGGGTGCGGCGGGAGCCGGTGCGCGCGGGCCGGGTGCGCGGCACGCTCTTCCTGCCGCCAG GAGCAGGCCCCTTCCCTGGGATCGTCGACCTGTTTGGAAGCGGTGGAGGTCTTTGTGAATACAGGGCCAGTCTCCTGGCCGGACATGGCTTTGCTGTGCTTGCTCTGGCTTATTTCAGATTTGAGGACCTCCCTGAACATTTGAATGATTTGCATCTGGAGTACTTTGAAGAAGCCGTGGACTTCATGCTGCAGCATCCAGAG GTGAAAGGCCCCAGTGTTGGGCTTATTGGCTTCTCCAAGGGAGGTGACCTGTGTCTCTCAATGGCTTCTTTCTTAAAGGGCATCACAGCCACCGTCCTTATCAACAGCTGTGTAGCCAACACCATAGGGCCTCTGCATTACAAGGACATGATTATTCCTGATCTCGGCAGTCACCCAGAGAAACATACAATTACTGAGTCAGGACTTTTGGATTTTATGGATATTTGGAACAATCCATTGGAAGAACCTTATCGCCAAAGTGTGATTCCACTGGAAAAGGCCCAGGGGCCCTTCCTGTTTATTGTTAGCCTGGATGACCATAACTGGAAGAGTGAATTATATGCTCAGATTGCCTCTGAACGGTTACAAGCCCATGGAAAAGACAAACCACAGATAATCTTCTACCCAGGAACTGGTCATTGTATCGATCCACCTTACTTCCCTCCATCGATAGCCTCTGTGCATGCGGTGTTGGGCCAAGCAGTATTCTATGGAGGTGAGCCACGGATCCACTCAAGGGCTCAGGTGGATGCTTGGCAGCAAATTCAAACTTTCTTCCATAAACATCTCAATGGTAAAATGTCTATTAAAACTAGTAAAATATAA
- the ACOT6 gene encoding acyl-coenzyme A thioesterase 6 isoform X2, with product MAVTVTVEPAGRSLWDEPVRISASGLAPGQRVTLRASLRDEKGALFRAHARYCADARGRLDLARAPALGGSFAGLEPMGLFWALEPDKPLLRLVKRDVQTPFTVQLEVLDGHDPEPGRLLGRTEHERHFLGPGVRREPVRAGRVRGTLFLPPGYLREKKKS from the exons ATGGCGGTAACGGTGACGGTGGAGCCCGCTGGCCGCAGCCTCTGGGACGAGCCCGTGCGCATCTCGGCCAGCGGCCTGGCCCCCGGGCAGCGGGTCACGCTGCGCGCGTCCCTGCGCGACGAGAAGGGCGCGCTCTTCCGGGCCCACGCGCGCTACTGCGCCGACGCCCGCGGCCGGCTGGACCTGGCGCGCGCGCCCGCGCTGGGCGGCAGCTTCGCGGGGCTCGAGCCCATGGGGCTCTTCTGGGCCCTGGAGCCCGACAAGCCCTTGCTGCGGCTGGTGAAGCGGGACGTGCAGACGCCCTTCACGGTGCAGCTGGAGGTGTTGGACGGCCACGATCCGGAGCCCGGGCGGCTGCTGGGCCGGACGGAGCACGAGCGCCACTTTCTGGGTCCCGGGGTGCGGCGGGAGCCGGTGCGCGCGGGCCGGGTGCGCGGCACGCTCTTCCTGCCGCCAG Gttatttaagagagaaaaaaaaaagttaa